The Thalassotalea nanhaiensis genome has a window encoding:
- a CDS encoding protein kinase domain-containing protein, with translation MAEKKLQHFYIAEDQSIYLLSHKDAAKLKQWIELSKNQLKQLGYENVEMIGKGAYGFVFSGKKESGEEQVFKFSRINLPQHVQDRLADEAEMQAMLDHKRIPKLFEYLKIKRQSIVHMSRAPGDDLDVISHKLGPLPAEQVVNIAIQLIELLKFIRGPANNTRKLPVVHGDIKPSNIVFDEQTNQMQLIDWGSSVWAQCDKDGHSTATNIMDLMSGDLQQTNSRMGDIYFIGDDQLNGGLSSPRFDEQGMAATIYALASGQSCRYGYKVIPATSLGLPQMLAKALDGMLGEDPKLRLQAGDYLINNLQLLKNTVLANVPTKLSIDAMIPVWQRIHHEEIDTVVYGSRKSFLREQADKESLVDIDDVQLEKYYKNFLVGMGDTEKAFVAAVSRLAKFPVVGGLAIRWEKDGVYVDSNLSLFDSKLEYSFKSAVNNMITLARGIFRIGIFKSCLFNARDTLHVERKNNSLPFIANAQQSIPFEISKLAEVDNASQLHSYFEDGKDPDEYLRVPDEIMSVLARMNRIHHTGCIIFEVLEKHLKIHSYLMLLNHDQKAEFKQCLQDILDLLPTIKGVGISGFMKLPYKDTRFFEHINQLPDKFYPKNPKILDINN, from the coding sequence TTGGCTGAAAAAAAATTACAGCACTTTTATATCGCTGAAGATCAATCTATTTACCTGCTAAGCCATAAAGATGCGGCTAAATTAAAGCAATGGATTGAATTAAGTAAAAACCAATTAAAGCAACTTGGCTACGAAAATGTAGAAATGATCGGTAAAGGCGCTTATGGCTTTGTTTTTTCGGGGAAAAAAGAAAGCGGAGAAGAACAGGTATTTAAATTTTCGCGAATAAATTTACCTCAACATGTGCAAGACCGATTAGCCGATGAAGCAGAGATGCAGGCTATGCTAGATCATAAACGCATACCTAAACTATTCGAATATTTAAAAATTAAGCGTCAATCAATTGTTCATATGAGTCGTGCCCCTGGCGATGATTTAGATGTTATTTCCCATAAATTAGGGCCATTACCAGCTGAGCAAGTTGTTAATATAGCCATTCAGTTAATTGAGCTTTTAAAGTTTATCAGAGGCCCTGCGAACAATACGCGCAAGCTTCCGGTAGTTCATGGCGATATCAAACCTTCGAACATTGTTTTTGATGAACAAACCAATCAAATGCAACTTATCGATTGGGGCTCGTCGGTTTGGGCGCAATGCGATAAAGACGGTCACAGCACGGCCACTAACATCATGGATTTGATGAGTGGTGATTTACAACAAACCAACTCTCGCATGGGCGATATATATTTTATTGGAGATGATCAATTAAATGGCGGTTTATCATCTCCTCGGTTTGACGAGCAGGGCATGGCAGCCACCATTTATGCCTTAGCTTCGGGGCAGTCTTGTCGGTATGGCTATAAAGTGATACCTGCAACGTCCCTCGGTTTACCTCAAATGTTGGCTAAAGCATTAGACGGCATGTTGGGGGAAGACCCAAAACTACGTTTACAAGCCGGTGATTATTTAATTAACAATTTACAGCTATTAAAAAATACCGTATTAGCAAATGTTCCTACAAAGTTGAGCATTGATGCGATGATCCCTGTTTGGCAAAGAATACATCATGAGGAAATAGATACCGTAGTTTATGGATCGCGTAAATCGTTTTTACGGGAGCAAGCAGATAAAGAAAGCCTGGTTGATATCGATGATGTGCAACTGGAAAAGTATTATAAAAACTTTCTAGTTGGAATGGGAGATACTGAAAAAGCCTTTGTTGCTGCTGTAAGTCGCTTGGCAAAATTCCCTGTCGTTGGCGGGTTAGCGATACGCTGGGAAAAAGATGGAGTGTATGTTGACTCTAATTTAAGCTTATTTGATTCAAAGTTAGAGTATTCATTTAAGTCAGCGGTAAATAACATGATTACATTGGCCAGAGGTATTTTTAGAATAGGTATTTTTAAGTCTTGTTTATTCAACGCCAGAGATACACTGCATGTAGAGCGTAAAAATAATAGCTTGCCATTTATCGCAAACGCACAACAAAGCATTCCTTTTGAGATCAGTAAACTTGCTGAAGTTGATAATGCCAGTCAACTGCATTCATATTTTGAAGATGGTAAAGATCCCGATGAGTATTTGCGTGTGCCAGATGAAATAATGTCGGTACTGGCGCGCATGAATCGAATACATCATACCGGTTGCATCATTTTTGAAGTATTAGAAAAGCATTTAAAAATACACAGTTACTTAATGTTATTGAACCACGATCAAAAAGCAGAATTTAAACAATGTCTACAAGACATTCTCGATTTGCTGCCGACTATAAAGGGCGTTGGCATTTCAGGCTTTATGAAACTACCTTATAAAGACACTCGTTTTTTTGAACACATTAATCAGCTTCCTGATAAATTTTATCCGAAAAACCCTAAAATATTAGACATAAATAATTAG
- a CDS encoding MltF family protein, with the protein MTKQHLYLVFSLLFVLCFVKVAEASSRDLSEIEASKTLKVLTWSGQDNYLPRAGSPPNLDKEYLENFALDNNLTIEYIYKEDFAELIPALIDGDGDIIASNLTVNPLRKRQVDFTLPIVETTEHLIMASSAKDLVNAKDLDRRKVAVQPGTSYALTAIGLARVYKNLEIIEIPKRLSHDQIFDKVASGEYDLTIVDSNVIDSTLEYRNDIKISLQANSAKEISWAVNKQSKLLKAALNNFLVQQEITINKSIPVKNEWDIIAERRTIKFVMRNNISSYYLWKGELMGFHYELAKDFAKKHRLRYEILVAPDNEAMFEYVKEGKADIALGFYTPNQQRIKQGLGFSRPYHYATEQLVSGINDPAINSIEDLKYRNITVRRSSSYWNTVKDLQTLMPEIVLTPAPETYDTERVIEAVATGEFDLTIADNHLVDLELSLRSDINAGIFIGKEKAQSWVVQKGHNALLSKIDTYIKRTYRGLFYNVIHNKYFENQKLIDQHHEDFTSQKTGGALSPYDDVVKKYAKQYGFDSNLLIAQMHQESRFNPKAKSFAGALGLFQVMPRTAKELKISNMTTPENGIHAGVKYLHWVQQRMREMDVRDDQLIWFSLASYNAGYGHVNDAIRLARQKGWRDDVWFDNVERAMLLLSKREYSSKARYGYVRGNEPVTYVRNIRHKYQAYIHQVELTTL; encoded by the coding sequence GTGACTAAACAACATCTTTATTTGGTTTTTTCGTTATTATTTGTCTTATGCTTTGTTAAGGTAGCTGAAGCAAGCAGTCGAGATCTTAGTGAGATTGAAGCAAGCAAAACACTCAAAGTGTTGACCTGGTCAGGTCAAGATAATTACCTTCCAAGAGCTGGCTCCCCACCAAATTTAGATAAAGAATATTTAGAAAATTTCGCCCTGGATAACAACCTAACCATAGAATACATTTACAAAGAAGACTTTGCCGAATTGATCCCGGCATTAATCGACGGTGATGGTGACATCATAGCCTCTAACCTAACCGTTAATCCCCTTAGAAAAAGGCAAGTTGATTTTACCCTGCCTATTGTTGAAACTACTGAACATTTAATTATGGCCAGCAGCGCCAAAGACTTAGTTAATGCAAAAGATTTAGACCGACGTAAAGTTGCGGTTCAGCCTGGCACATCTTACGCTTTAACGGCAATTGGTTTAGCTAGGGTATATAAAAACCTTGAAATCATTGAAATTCCTAAACGCTTAAGCCACGACCAAATTTTTGATAAAGTCGCCAGTGGCGAATACGATTTAACCATCGTCGATTCTAATGTAATTGATTCGACTTTAGAGTATCGGAACGATATCAAAATAAGTCTACAAGCTAACAGCGCCAAAGAAATTTCTTGGGCAGTAAATAAACAATCAAAATTATTAAAAGCGGCACTGAATAATTTTCTAGTTCAGCAGGAAATCACCATTAACAAGAGCATTCCAGTCAAAAATGAATGGGATATCATTGCTGAACGACGCACCATTAAATTTGTGATGCGCAACAACATCTCGTCTTATTATTTATGGAAAGGTGAGTTGATGGGCTTTCACTATGAACTTGCCAAAGATTTTGCCAAAAAACACCGTCTTCGCTATGAAATATTAGTGGCGCCAGACAATGAAGCGATGTTTGAATACGTAAAAGAAGGTAAAGCAGACATTGCTTTAGGTTTTTATACTCCAAATCAACAACGAATAAAACAAGGGTTAGGTTTTTCCCGTCCTTACCATTATGCAACAGAGCAATTGGTAAGTGGTATTAATGATCCTGCAATTAACAGCATTGAAGATCTAAAATATCGAAATATAACGGTCAGAAGATCAAGTTCCTACTGGAACACAGTTAAAGACTTACAAACCCTAATGCCTGAAATAGTATTAACACCAGCACCTGAAACATATGATACTGAGCGAGTAATAGAAGCAGTAGCAACGGGTGAGTTTGACCTAACAATTGCCGATAATCATTTGGTTGATTTAGAACTAAGTTTACGTAGTGATATCAATGCTGGAATTTTTATTGGTAAAGAAAAGGCTCAAAGTTGGGTGGTACAAAAAGGACATAATGCGTTATTAAGTAAAATAGATACCTATATCAAACGTACTTACAGAGGTTTATTTTACAATGTAATTCATAACAAATACTTTGAAAACCAAAAACTTATTGATCAACACCATGAAGATTTCACCTCGCAAAAAACTGGCGGAGCGTTGTCACCTTATGATGATGTAGTAAAAAAATACGCCAAGCAATATGGTTTTGACAGTAATTTACTTATCGCTCAAATGCACCAGGAAAGTCGTTTTAACCCCAAGGCTAAATCCTTTGCTGGCGCATTAGGTTTATTTCAAGTAATGCCCCGAACCGCTAAGGAGTTGAAAATATCAAATATGACAACCCCTGAAAATGGCATTCATGCTGGAGTAAAATATTTACACTGGGTTCAGCAAAGAATGAGAGAAATGGATGTTCGTGATGATCAACTGATTTGGTTTTCATTAGCATCTTATAATGCAGGCTATGGCCATGTTAATGATGCAATCCGTTTAGCGAGACAAAAAGGCTGGCGTGATGATGTTTGGTTTGACAATGTAGAACGAGCAATGTTGCTATTATCGAAGCGTGAATACTCATCAAAAGCACGTTATGGTTATGTTCGCGGTAATGAACCTGTAACGTATGTACGTAACATTCGTCACAAATACCAGGCATATATTCATCAAGTTGAACTAACCACTCTTTAG
- the hda gene encoding DnaA regulatory inactivator Hda: protein MSNTEQLPLAVHLPDDETFDSFYAVNSGAVIGQLKAFIQTPVTTTNGFYLFGQAGVGKSHLLHASCAFAAEMSLTSLCLSFSEIKQLSVEVLANLENFDLICLDDLHLIAGDEQWQQGVFDLYNRVIENNKKLIIAGNNSANSLLITLPDLVSRITWGFTEQLKPLADVEKIQAMQLRSKLRGIEMNEETAKFLLNRLSRNMNNLVQSLDVLDKASIKAQRKITIPFIKETLF from the coding sequence ATGTCGAATACTGAGCAATTACCTTTAGCCGTTCATTTACCCGATGATGAAACTTTTGATAGTTTTTATGCGGTAAATAGTGGGGCGGTTATAGGACAGTTAAAAGCCTTTATTCAAACTCCGGTAACCACAACCAATGGTTTTTATTTATTTGGTCAAGCAGGTGTTGGAAAATCTCACTTATTACACGCGAGTTGTGCTTTTGCTGCAGAAATGAGCTTAACGTCTTTATGTTTGTCATTTTCAGAAATTAAACAGTTATCTGTTGAAGTGTTAGCCAATTTAGAAAACTTTGACTTAATTTGTTTAGACGATTTGCATTTAATTGCTGGCGATGAGCAATGGCAGCAAGGTGTTTTTGATTTATATAATCGAGTTATTGAGAATAATAAAAAACTGATCATAGCGGGTAACAATAGTGCCAACAGTTTACTTATTACTTTACCTGATCTGGTTTCACGCATTACTTGGGGCTTTACTGAACAGTTGAAACCATTAGCCGATGTTGAAAAAATTCAGGCCATGCAACTTCGTTCTAAATTGCGTGGCATTGAAATGAATGAAGAGACGGCAAAATTTTTGTTAAACCGATTATCACGCAATATGAATAATTTGGTACAAAGCTTGGATGTTCTCGATAAAGCTTCGATCAAAGCCCAACGTAAAATTACCATTCCATTTATTAAAGAAACGTTATTTTAA
- a CDS encoding DUF2066 domain-containing protein, translated as MKRIKLSPVSAIHTFLLIVVMAFPALAIEVNDLYQAQVLVDNTSTGKQKAAKRAFKQVLVKLAGADFVGSNEQIKNALAKPNNYLSQFSYEQVDDETFLLARFEHDKINQLLQKAKASIWGKYRPLITIWMVEENGIERTIVDDSTLELKTLITDTANNRGLPVNFPLMDLTDSMSISVSDVWGRFPETLQQASSRYLAEAVVVIRVSNSTLLEEPDINTCGQVCKTYQYSADWQYMSQGEIIQSKVNADDKNQVIELAINDLAEHLHHNNAYVFSTEQQGQLDIEIANVNSMQAFVSVSEFLTNLTLVSDVKLISVTGEKMLFRLNILASAEAIKQSLKLEQKLSENQDPLAIVNEDAVISFMWKG; from the coding sequence ATGAAAAGAATAAAATTATCTCCTGTTAGCGCCATTCACACTTTTTTATTAATTGTTGTCATGGCATTTCCTGCGCTTGCGATAGAAGTAAATGATTTATATCAAGCACAAGTGTTAGTTGATAACACCTCTACGGGCAAGCAAAAAGCGGCTAAACGAGCATTCAAACAAGTTCTCGTAAAGCTCGCTGGCGCCGATTTTGTCGGCTCTAATGAACAAATTAAAAATGCTCTGGCTAAACCGAATAATTATCTAAGCCAGTTCAGTTATGAGCAAGTTGATGATGAAACATTTTTACTGGCGCGTTTTGAACACGATAAAATTAATCAGCTATTACAAAAAGCCAAGGCTAGTATTTGGGGTAAATACCGTCCGCTTATTACCATTTGGATGGTTGAAGAAAATGGTATTGAACGAACCATTGTTGATGATTCAACATTAGAATTGAAAACCCTTATAACAGATACGGCGAACAATCGCGGTTTACCGGTTAATTTTCCGTTAATGGATTTAACGGATTCAATGAGCATTTCTGTTAGCGATGTGTGGGGAAGATTTCCGGAAACTTTACAACAGGCATCAAGTCGTTATTTAGCCGAAGCTGTGGTTGTTATTCGTGTATCTAATAGTACCTTACTTGAAGAACCTGATATTAACACTTGTGGCCAGGTCTGCAAAACGTACCAGTATTCAGCCGACTGGCAATATATGAGTCAAGGTGAAATTATACAAAGTAAAGTTAATGCTGATGACAAAAATCAAGTGATTGAATTAGCGATAAATGATTTAGCCGAACATTTACATCATAATAATGCTTACGTGTTTAGTACTGAACAGCAAGGTCAGTTAGATATTGAAATTGCTAATGTTAATTCAATGCAAGCATTTGTCTCGGTCAGTGAATTTTTAACTAATTTAACCTTAGTATCTGATGTTAAGTTAATCAGCGTGACAGGCGAAAAAATGCTGTTTAGGCTCAACATTTTAGCCAGTGCGGAAGCAATAAAGCAAAGTCTGAAACTGGAACAAAAACTCAGTGAAAATCAAGATCCATTAGCAATTGTTAATGAAGATGCCGTTATTAGTTTTATGTGGAAAGGTTAA
- the purM gene encoding phosphoribosylformylglycinamidine cyclo-ligase: MSEQKQSLSYKDAGVDIDAGNALVENIKGAVKRTTRPEVMGGLGGFGAVCQLPTGYKEPVLISGTDGVGTKLRLAIDLKKHDTVGIDLVAMCVNDLLVLGAEPLYFLDYYATAKLDVQVASDVVAGIAEGCVQSGCALVGGETAEMPGMYHEGDYDIAGFCTGVAEKSELITGENVAAGDQLIALASSGPHSNGFSLIRKVLEVNNTDTSEMLGERSIADHLLEPTKIYVKSTLAMLKDVKANALSHITGGGFWENIPRVLPANTKAVVDGSSWQWPEIFNWLQEKGNITTHEMYRTFNCGVGMMIVVPADKVEQSLEILKAHGENAWHLGEIQTATDDEEQVVIN; this comes from the coding sequence GTGAGCGAGCAAAAACAATCGTTAAGCTATAAAGACGCAGGTGTTGATATTGACGCAGGTAATGCATTAGTAGAAAACATCAAAGGTGCGGTGAAAAGAACTACCCGTCCAGAGGTTATGGGTGGTTTAGGTGGTTTTGGTGCTGTATGTCAATTACCTACAGGCTACAAAGAACCTGTTTTAATTTCAGGTACTGACGGTGTGGGTACTAAACTACGCTTGGCAATCGATCTGAAGAAGCACGATACAGTAGGTATTGATTTAGTTGCTATGTGTGTAAACGATTTGCTTGTACTTGGTGCAGAGCCTTTATATTTCTTAGATTACTACGCAACTGCAAAACTTGATGTACAAGTTGCATCAGATGTAGTTGCCGGTATTGCTGAAGGTTGTGTGCAATCAGGTTGTGCCTTAGTTGGTGGCGAAACTGCTGAAATGCCAGGTATGTATCATGAAGGCGATTACGACATTGCAGGTTTCTGTACTGGTGTTGCTGAAAAATCAGAACTAATCACTGGTGAAAATGTTGCTGCTGGCGATCAACTTATCGCGCTTGCGTCTTCAGGCCCACATTCAAACGGCTTCTCTTTAATTCGTAAAGTATTAGAAGTTAATAACACTGATACCAGCGAAATGTTAGGTGAACGTTCAATTGCCGATCATTTATTAGAGCCGACTAAGATTTATGTTAAATCTACTTTAGCCATGCTTAAAGATGTTAAAGCCAATGCACTTTCTCACATTACCGGTGGCGGTTTCTGGGAAAACATTCCTCGTGTATTACCAGCGAATACTAAAGCGGTAGTAGACGGTAGCAGCTGGCAATGGCCTGAAATTTTCAACTGGTTACAAGAAAAAGGCAACATAACTACCCATGAAATGTACCGTACCTTTAACTGTGGTGTTGGTATGATGATTGTTGTTCCTGCCGATAAAGTAGAACAAAGCTTGGAAATCCTTAAAGCTCATGGCGAAAACGCTTGGCACTTAGGTGAAATTCAGACGGCTACTGACGACGAAGAACAAGTGGTGATTAACTAA
- the purN gene encoding phosphoribosylglycinamide formyltransferase, which translates to MPSVNNTEKRIVVLISGSGTNLQAIIDACKTDYISGNVVGVLSNKADVYGLTRAQNADIATCVLSHKEFDTRDAYDAQLIKEIDAFKPDLVILAGFMRILTAEFVQHFQGRLLNIHPSLLPKYQGLNTHQRAIDAGDDEHGVSVHFVTEELDGGPVILQAKVPVFAGDNADDLAARVHEQEHRIYPLVVKWFCEQRLTMSEECAKLDNQALPEYGYASDE; encoded by the coding sequence ATGCCATCTGTTAACAACACCGAGAAAAGAATTGTTGTTCTGATCTCGGGTAGTGGCACTAATTTGCAGGCTATCATTGATGCCTGCAAAACCGATTATATCAGCGGCAACGTTGTAGGTGTTTTATCGAATAAAGCTGATGTGTATGGGTTAACTCGTGCACAAAATGCTGATATTGCAACATGTGTTCTTTCTCATAAAGAGTTTGATACCCGTGATGCTTATGATGCTCAGCTGATAAAAGAAATTGACGCTTTTAAACCTGACTTGGTCATTCTCGCTGGGTTTATGCGAATTTTAACCGCTGAATTTGTGCAACACTTTCAAGGTCGTTTGTTAAACATTCATCCATCATTATTACCTAAGTATCAAGGCTTAAATACTCATCAACGTGCTATCGATGCCGGTGATGATGAGCATGGCGTTAGTGTCCATTTTGTTACTGAAGAGCTTGATGGTGGGCCGGTAATTTTACAGGCAAAAGTACCTGTATTTGCTGGTGACAACGCTGACGATCTTGCAGCAAGAGTACATGAACAAGAACATCGTATTTACCCGTTAGTGGTTAAATGGTTCTGTGAGCAACGCTTAACAATGAGCGAAGAATGTGCCAAACTTGATAATCAAGCATTGCCTGAGTACGGCTATGCGAGTGATGAATAG
- a CDS encoding DUF3108 domain-containing protein, with protein MNSKLLSPLLYGLGLACFSISTIAAESVSPVSTIPDFTAKYNIVHDGDIVGKAERTLKNLPDGSFDFNYKTDIEWLIFSDHRRETTTNKIVDGKVIPLTYKSDREGTGKDKFYHWQFDQANKTAYNLKKKKKPMKGEWVDGLQSKLSYHLQSRLNLINGVKDFNFKALSTSGGISTYNYEYIGKEELMLPFGVIDAIKLRRKKPNTKQVTYAWFAPRLNYLMVKLHQIESDFQQFQAELVSIESASNDSDSTVISKGN; from the coding sequence ATGAATAGTAAGTTATTATCTCCCCTATTATATGGCTTAGGTCTTGCCTGTTTTTCCATATCTACAATTGCTGCAGAGTCAGTTAGCCCAGTAAGTACAATTCCCGACTTTACGGCTAAATATAATATTGTTCATGATGGTGATATTGTTGGAAAAGCTGAACGGACGTTAAAAAACCTTCCCGATGGTAGTTTCGACTTTAATTACAAAACAGATATTGAATGGCTGATTTTTTCTGATCATCGCCGAGAAACCACAACCAATAAAATTGTCGACGGTAAAGTTATCCCGCTTACCTATAAATCTGATCGTGAAGGAACAGGTAAAGACAAGTTTTATCATTGGCAGTTTGATCAAGCGAATAAAACAGCTTACAACTTGAAAAAGAAAAAAAAGCCAATGAAAGGCGAATGGGTAGATGGCTTACAAAGTAAATTAAGTTATCACCTGCAATCTCGATTAAATTTGATCAACGGTGTTAAAGATTTTAATTTTAAAGCGTTAAGCACCTCTGGTGGTATCAGTACCTATAATTACGAGTACATTGGTAAAGAAGAATTAATGTTACCATTTGGCGTGATAGATGCGATAAAACTTAGACGTAAGAAACCGAATACGAAACAAGTTACCTATGCCTGGTTTGCCCCAAGATTAAATTACTTAATGGTCAAATTACATCAAATAGAAAGTGATTTTCAGCAATTTCAAGCCGAGTTAGTATCAATCGAGTCAGCAAGCAACGATTCTGACTCGACTGTAATTTCAAAAGGGAATTAA
- a CDS encoding class II glutamine amidotransferase, with product MCELLAMSANVPTDICFSFAGLMQRGGNTGPHKDGWGITFYEGKGCRTFKDPKPSFDSEIAKLVTNYPIKSVAVVCHIRQANAGPVSLENTHPFTRELWGRNFTYAHNGQLANHKEILKTNKLLPIGITDSEQAFVWILEQVRFKFGDNRPGSEALYNYLASLCELIDALGVFNLILSDGEFIFAYCSNNLHWITRRAPFGPAKLIDTDVAIDFKKETTEHDVVTVIATQPLTVDESWNKLQAGDWLAFEYGEIAYQGSRLG from the coding sequence ATGTGCGAATTATTGGCAATGAGTGCCAACGTACCAACAGATATATGTTTTAGTTTTGCTGGTTTAATGCAAAGAGGTGGTAACACTGGACCACATAAAGATGGTTGGGGCATTACCTTTTATGAGGGCAAGGGCTGTCGAACCTTTAAAGACCCTAAACCCAGCTTTGATTCTGAAATCGCCAAACTGGTTACCAATTATCCGATCAAAAGTGTCGCGGTTGTTTGCCATATAAGACAAGCCAATGCAGGTCCGGTAAGTCTAGAAAATACCCATCCGTTTACTCGAGAGTTGTGGGGAAGAAACTTTACCTACGCTCATAATGGCCAACTTGCCAATCATAAAGAAATACTTAAAACCAATAAATTATTGCCTATCGGTATTACTGATAGCGAACAAGCATTTGTCTGGATATTAGAGCAAGTACGGTTTAAGTTTGGTGATAATAGGCCAGGCTCTGAAGCTCTATATAATTATTTAGCCAGTTTATGCGAATTGATTGATGCTTTAGGAGTATTTAATTTAATTTTAAGTGATGGTGAGTTTATCTTTGCTTATTGCTCCAATAATTTACATTGGATAACTCGTCGCGCACCATTTGGCCCGGCAAAATTAATTGATACTGATGTTGCCATTGATTTCAAAAAAGAAACAACAGAACACGATGTAGTAACGGTTATTGCTACACAGCCACTTACTGTGGATGAATCATGGAACAAACTTCAAGCCGGAGATTGGCTGGCTTTTGAGTACGGTGAAATAGCCTACCAAGGCAGCAGGCTAGGATAG